In Bradyrhizobium sp. 170, the DNA window CCCTCTTCCTTGGCCTTGTCCTTGGCCTTCTGCAGCACCGCGAGCTGCTCCGGCGTAAAGCTCCAGCGGTCCTTCTTGGCCTCGCCAAGCCGCACGAACTCGACCGACATCGGATCGACGGTTTCGCGAATGAACTTCTTAACGTGCTCGTACAGCGGACGGACCTCGTCCGACATGCGCAGATCGTTGAGTTCTTCGCCCGGATTGAGGTTGTAGGTCGTCGTTCGCGGGATATAGGCGTGTTTCATGGATTATTTCCTCCCAATTGCGCAAGAACGTTGATCTTGCGGGCGCGCACTCGGCTCGTTGGCCGGCAATGTAGACGGCGGGGAGGGGCTTGCACAAGCGCGGGCGAATGGGCGCGATTTTCCGCCGCGTGGTAAGTGCGTAGGATGGGTGGAGCGAAGCGATACCCCTCGATCCTCTCTCGCGCGACGTGATGGGTTTCGCTGCGCTCTACCCATCCTACAATTCATTTGCGCCGGGCCTTCTGCTCGAAGACGCCGAGCACGGCGAGCGTCATCGCGGTGATGCCGGTTTCGATGGTCGGCTTCGGCACCGGCGCGAACAGCGGCGAATGATTGGACGGGATTGGCGGGCCAGTGCCATTGCGTGCTGCGTCGATACGTTCCTGGTCATAGACGCCGATGTTGAACATCATCGACGGCACACCTGCGCCGGCGAATTCGGAGAAATCCTCGCTGGCGGTCCCCGGCGGCGAAACCCTGAACTTGTCGCCGAGTGCCGCCTTCAATACATCGGCGACGGCCGCGACCACATCGGGATCGTTCATGACGGGCTTGGCGCCCTCGGCGATCCGGATATCGGGCGCAGGTGCGCCTGACATGGCGGCAGCGGCCTTTGCCGTTCGTTCGATCCCGGCATGCAGTTTGGCGCGAACCTCGGGCTTGAAGGAGCGAATGGTGCCGGAGAGTTGCACGGAGTCGGGAATGATGTTTCCAGCGGTGCCTCCGTGAATGGCGCCGATGGTCACGACGCCGAATTCAGTTGGATCCTTTTCGCGGCTGATCACGCCTTGTACGTCGACGATGAACCGCGCCGCAATCGCGACGGGATCGACGGTCGTGTGCGGCGCCGAACCGTGACCGCCGCGGCCATGGAATGTCACCTCGAGACCGTCGGCGGCGGACGAGCCAACCCCGGTACGATAGAAGACCGTGCCATGAGGGAATGGGCCGTCATGCAGGGCAAGCGCGATGTCGGGCTTGGGAAAGCGCGTGAACAGGCCATGCGCAATCATGGCACGGGCGCCGGCCACAATCTCCTCCGCCGGCTGGGCGATGAACATCAGCGTGCCGCGCCATTGGTCCTTCAGGCCCAGCAGCGTCTTCGCCGTTCCGACCCAGCTCGCCATGTGGATGTCGTGGCCGCAGCTATGGGCGACGAATACCTCCCGCCCGTTCCAGGTGGTCTTGTCGCGGCTCGCATAATCGAGGCCGGTCTTCTCTTCCATCGGCAGCCCGTCGAGTTCGGTGCGCACCATGATGGTGGGCCCGTCGCCGTTCTTGTAGATGGCAACCAGCCCGGTCTTGCCGACATTCTCGGTGACCTCGAAGCCGAGCGCGCGCATCTCGGCTGCGAGCCTGGCTGCGGTCTTCACTTCCTGAAAGGCCAGCTCCGGATGGGCGTGGAGTTCTTTGTAGAGCGCGTCGAGCTTTGGGTAATCGCTTGCGATCGACGTCTCGATCGCTTTCTTGAGATTGATAACATCGAGCTCTGCGTGGGCCGGCAGCAGGCTGGCTGCAAACAATGCGGCTGATACCGCCAGGGATCTGGCACATGGATTCATGACGCGGCTCCCTTTGATTGTGTCGCAGTATGTAGGATGGGTAGAGCGAAGCGAAACCCATCATTACAGCCACTGGTCGCGGCTGATGGGTATCGCTTCGCTCCACCCATCCTACGAACTACGTCGGCATCCGATGCATCGCGCAGATCTTGTTGCCGTCGAGATCGCGCAAATAGGCGAGGTACATTTTGCCCGCAGAGCCTTCGCGAATGCCCGGCGGATTCTCGCAGGTCTTGCCGCCATTGGCGAGGCCCGCCGCGTGCCATGCATCGGCCTGCTCGGGAGATTCTGCCGCAAAGCCGATGGTGCCGCCATTCGCCGGCGTCGCCGCCTGGCCGTTGATCGGCTTCGACACCGAGAACACACCGGTCTTGGTGAAGTAGAAAATACGGTGGCCATCGACCTTGGCCGGCCGCACCCCGAGCGTGCCGAGCAACGCGTCGTAGAACGCCTTGGCCTTTTCGAGGTCGTTGGTGCCGATCATTACGTGCGAAAACATTTCTTCAATTCCTCCCCAGTTTTTCTGACGAACAGCCGCAATTGCTGCTGCGCTTTCGCAAGGAACAACCCCGCGTGCTGCCCGTTGCCGGCCAATGTAGACGGCGCCCTCGGCGTTGCACAAGCAGGCGGGCTACCGGCGGGAGGTCCGGGAGCCCCCGTTGGCGGCAGATTACAGTTCGGTAATCCCGTCCGAGAGGGTGGTTTCCACCGGCAAACGCGGCGCCTCGACGCACCCGGGCATCTTGAAGCGCGGCTGGGGGAATTCTTACCTCTGGGATGCCAGTCCCGGCGTCCAGCCGCAGGCGGCAAGGAGACGACAATGAGCTATCTGAAGACTGCCATTCTTCTGGCCGGTCTCACCGGCCTCTTCATGGGTGTCGGCTATCTGATCGGCGGCGCCGGCGGTGCCCTGATCGCGCTCGTGGTCGCGGCTGCGACCAACCTGTTCGCCTACTGGAATTCGGACCGCATGGTGCTGTCGATGTACGGCGCCCATGAGGTCGACCGGAACAGCGCGCCCGACCTCTTCAATCTCGTGGCCGAGCTGGCCGGCCGCGCCGGCCTGCCGATGCCGCGCGTGTTCGTGATGGACGAGGCGCAGCCGAATGCATTTGCTACCGGCCGCAATCCGCAGAACGCCGCGGTCGCCGTGACCACGGGCCTGATGCAGTCGCTAAGCCGCGAGGAGCTCGCCGGCGTCATCGCGCACGAGCTTGCGCATATCAAGAACCACGACACGCTGCTGATGACCATCACCGCGACGATCGCCGGTGCGATTTCGATGGTTGCGCAGTTCGGCATGTTCTTCGGCGGCAACCGCGACAACAATCACGGACCCGGCATCATCGGCTCGATCGCGATGATGATCCTGGCCCCGCTCGGCGCCATGCTGGTGCAGATGGCGATCAGCCGTACCCGCGAATACGCCGCCGACGATCTCGGCGCGCGCATCTGCGGCCAGCCGATGTGGCTGGCGTCGGCGCTGTCCAAGATCGCGAATGCCGCGCATGTGGTGCCGAACCCGGAAGCCGAGCGCAATCCGGCGACCGCGCACATGTTCATCATCAACCCGCTATCGGGTCACGGCATGGACAATCTGTTCACGACGCACCCGTCCACGGAGAACCGCATCGCCGCGCTGCAGCAGCTCGCGGCGGAGATGGGCGCGAGCGGCGGAACACTTTCCGTCAACACCCGCGGCAGCTATCCGCGCCGCGGCCCGTGGGGCCGGACTTCCGCCTCACGCGGACCGTGGGGATAAAGAATAAGCCCGTCGTCATTCCGGGCCGTGCGCAAGCTCGGCCCGGAATTCATTACACCTGACGTCATTGCGAGCACAGCGAAGCAATCCACGTCTCCACTTGCGGCGCACTTGATGCCCTGCCTTCGCGAGGCACGACGACCTTCTGCGTGATGACGTTCTGCGTCCAACCACGAACCGTCAAAACGCCGTGTACCCGCCATCGATCACAAAACAATCCGCCGTATGATACGACGACGCCTTGCTCATGATGTACACGGCGATGCCGCCAAAATCCGTAGGCTCGCCGAAGCGGCGCACCGGGATGCGCGGCATCACGTTGGCGACGAATTTGTCGTTGCCCATGAGGCCGACGGTCATGTCGCTCTTGATCCAGCCAGGCAAGATCGCGTTCGCGGTGACACCGTGGCGCGCCAGTTCGACCGCAAGCGCGCGGCACAGCGCGTTCAGCGCCGCTTTGGTGCCGGCGTAATGCTCGTTGCGGGCGGTGCCGAACAGCGACGCGAGGCTCGAGGTTGCAACCAGCCGGCCGAACTTGTCGCCGGCCTCGGCGCGTTCGGTCATGTGGCGGGCGGCAACCTGAAACACGTGGAAGACGCCGTCGAGATTGGTCGCAAACATGCGTCGCCATTCCTCCTCGGTGCGGTCGATGAAGGCCCGCCGTCCGCCGCCGCCGATGCCGGCATTCGCAAAACAGCCGTCGACCCGGCCGAACGTATCGAGGGTTGCCTGCATCGCGGCCTTGACAGAAGCGGGATCGGAGACGTCGCAGATTTGGGTATGCACCTTGCCGGGACCGGCCGACATGGTTGCCGCCGCACTCCTGTTCTTCTCGGCGTTGCGTCCCCAGATCGAGACGTTGCAGCCTTGCGCGTTCAACGCCTGCGCGATGCCAAGGCCGATGCCGCCATTGCCACCAGTGATGACCGCCGTGCGGCCGGTGAGGTCAAAGATGCTCATTGGGTGTTTCCATTTTGTTTGGGGCTAGCTAGAGCATGATCCGGAAAAGTGGGTACCGGTTTTCCCTCGCGACAAACCCGGAACGGGTTTGCGCGGAGATCATGCTCAAACAATAACAGGTTTGCGCCCGGTGGCGGGCAGATGTTCTGTTGCAAGCATGGACAAGCGCGTCCGGAAAATCAAATATGGGCGAGACATCATCCGATCTTCCGCGCAGCGAAATAGCGCGTAAACACAAGTCATGAGGAAGCAATGCAGTTCAAGCACGTCACGCTCGATTTCGATGGCCCGGTCGCCATTCTCAAGCTCGACCATCAGGAGGTCATGAACGCGGTCTCGATGGACATGCTGGGCGGTCTCGGCGAGGCGCTCGATGCGATCGAGGACAAGCGGGATGAGGTGCGCTGCCTCGTGCTGACCGGTGCCGGACGCGCATTCTGCACCGGCGCCAATTTGCAGGGCCGCAACAACCAGAAGGCCGGCAAGAGCAATGCCGGGCAATCGCTGGAAATCGGCTTTCATCCGTTCCTGCGGCGGCTGCGCCGGCTGCATTGCCCGATCGTGTCGGCGGTCAATGGCCCCGCCGCCGGCGCCGGGATGAGCTTTGCATTGATGGGCGACATGATCGTGTGCGCGCGCTCATCCTATTTCCTGCAGGCGTTCCGCCGCATCGGCCTGGTGCCGGATTGCGGCTCGACCTGGCTGTTGCCGCGCATGATCGGCAAGGCGCGCTCGGTCGAATTGTCCTTGATGGGCGAGCGGCTGCCGGCGGAGAAGGCGCTGGAATGGGGCCTCGTCAACCGCGTCTATGACGATGCTGTCTTGATGGAAGAGGCGATGAAGCTCGCGCATGACCTCGCCAACGGACCGACGATCGCGCTGTCCTTGATCCGAAAGCTCTATTGGGACAGCCCGGAAAATTCCTTTGAGGAACAGCTCAATCTCGAATTCGAATCGCAACGCATCGCGGGCGCGGCGGAAGATTTCAAGGAAGGCGTCACCGCGTTCCTCGAAAAGCGCCCCGCCAAGTTCAGGGGCAAATGATCGAGCAGCAACTCGGACGCTGCGTCGCCTCCTGGTATGAGGGCGCGACCGGCGTTACCGGGGCCGCCAAGCTTTCCGGCGGCGCCAGCCAGGAAACCTGGACGTTCGACATCGTGCATGCGGACGGCAATGTCGGCGCGATCCTGCGCCGGGCGCCGCCGGGCTATGGCGCGTCGCCAGGACGGGCCGCCGGGCTCGATGCCGAGGCGACGCTGATGCAGCTCGCGCACGACGCCGGCCTGCCATCGCCGCGGGTGATGCATGTGCTGAAGCCGGAGGACGAACTCGGCACCGGCTTCATCATGCAGCGTATCGAGGGCGAGACCATCGCGCGCAAGATTCTTCGCGATGAGCAATTTGCAAAAGCGCGGCCGATTCTCGCGCGGCAGCTTGGCCGCGTGATCGCCGGCATTCACGGCCTGCCGGCTTTGAGGCTGCCAAAACTGCGCGAGATGAGCGCGACAAAGGAAATCGCCGATCTCGAACGAGAATACCGCAGTTTCAACTGGCCGCGTCCGGTGTTCGAATTGGCGCTGCGCTGGCTGCGCGAGCACGATCCCGGGCCGTCGAAAGAGGTGACGCTGGTGCACGGTGATTTCCGCCACGGCAACCTCATCATCGGGCCTGATGGCGTGCGCGCGGTGCTGGATTGGGAGCTGGCGCATTTGGGCGATCCGATGGAAGATCTCGGGTGGATCTGCGTCAACTCCTGGCGGTTCGGGGAGATCGACAAGCCGGTCGGCGGCTTCGGCTCCCGCGAAGATTTGTTCGCCGGCTATGAAGAAGCCGGCCGCAAGGTCGACCCCGACCGCGTGATGTTCTGGGAGGTGATGGGCACGCTGCGCTGGGGCATCATGTGCTGCGGCATGATGCAGCGCTTCCGCTCCGGGCCGGATCATTCGATGGAGCGTGCGATGATCGGGCGGCGCTCGTCGGAGACCGAAATCGATTTGCTGAGATTGCTTGCTCCGAGAGGAGGGTAAGATGCAGGACGAACCGACACCCACCGAACTGATCAAGGCGGTCGCGGAGTTCCTCCGCAACGAGATCGCGCCCGTCATCACGGGCCACAACGCCTTCAAGCTTCGCGTCGGCATCAATGCGCTGGATCTTGTCACGCGACAATTGGCGTTGGAGCAGGGGAACGATGCCGCGGAGTCCGCGCGGCTGAAGCAGTTGCTCGGCTCGGATGGTTCGTTGATCGAATTGAATCGCGCGCTGTCGGACAAGATTGCAGAAGGCGAGGTCGATCTGCAGACGCCGGGATTGGCCGAGCATCTCTGGCAGACCACGATGGACAAGCTCGCCGTCGACCAGCCGAATTATGCGTCGTACAAAAGGGAGCTGGGGGGATCGTAGGATGGGTAGAGCGCAGCGAAACCCATCAAGAGCATCGACGCCGTCGGCGATGGGTTTCGCTTCGCTCTACCCATCCTACAAGGGATCCTTATTTCCCCAACCATTTCGGCGGGCGCTTCTCCGCAAACGCCTTTGGTCCCTCGATGTAATCCTGCGAGGCCGCCATCGCCTTCACCGCCGGGTACTCCCGCTGCTCGGCGATCGCCTGTTCCAGCGATCCGTCGAGCCCGCGCTGGATCGCCTGCTTCGACGCGCGGATCGACATCGGCGAATTCTTGCAGATCGTCTCCGCCCATCGCTCGGCCGCCGCCAGCGCTTCGCCGGCGGGAACCACCTCATTCACAAAACCCAGTTCAAGACCCTCCTTGGCCGAGACGTGGCGCGCGGTGAGGATCATGCCCATGGCGCGCTTCAGCCCGATCTGCCGCGGCAGCCGGTGCACGCCGCCGGCGAGGGCTGCGAGGCCGACGCGGGGCTCGGGCAGCGCGAAGGTCGCATTCTCCGCGGCGATGATGAGGTCGCAGGCCAGCGCGATCTCGAAACCGCCGCCCATCGCCACGCCGTTGACAGCGGCGATGATCGGCTTGTCGCAGTCGAACCGCGAGGTGAGGCCGGCGAAGCCGCCCTTGTCCCAGCCGCGCTTGCCGCCTGCGGCCTGCCATTTCAGATCATTGCCGGCGCAGAACGCCTTGTCGCCGGCGCCGGTGACGATCGCGACCCATTGCGCAGGGTCGGCGGAGAAATCGTCGAACACCTTGTTGAGTTCGAAATGCGCGTCGATATGCAACGCGTTGTACACTTCGGGCCGCGACAGCGTGATGATCGTGATCGGTCCCTTGCGCGTTACCTTGGAGAATTTCAGGTCCATGTTTGCTCCCGTTTCGATTTTCTGCGGCGAAGAATATTGGCCACGATCATAGCGCCGGCGCGGCGTTCGATACCATCCAATTACGCAAGGCGCCTGCGCGTGCCAAGCTCGATTCCGTTGCTTGACTTGGACCGGGTCTTCCAACCTAAATCGGTCCGAGCAGGAGCGCTCGCGTAGCGCCTGAACGCAAATCAAAACAAACGACATTTCCGGGAGAGACCGCCTTGGATTTCAACCTGCCTGCCGACCTCACGGCCTATCTCGACGAGCTCGACCGCTTCATCGCGCGCGAGATCAAGCCGCTGGAGGAAGCCGACGACAACATCCGCTTCTTCGATCACCGCCGCGAATGGGCGCGCACCGATTTCGAAAACGGCGGCCTGCCGCGTCACGAATGGGAAGCGCTGCTCCGCAAGGCCAAGAATCGTGCCGACGCCGCCGGCCATTTGCGCTTCGCGATCCCGAAGCGCTACGGCGGCAAGGATGGTTCCAACCTCTGGATGGCCGTGATCCGCGAGCACTTTGCGTCAAAGGGCCTCGGCCTGCACAATGATTTGCAGAACGAACATTCGATCGTCGGCAATTTGCCCATCGTTACCATGCTCGACCGCTACGGCACCGACGATCAGAAGGCGATGATCGACGGCTCGATCACGGGAAAATATCGTATCACGTTCGGCCTCACCGAGCCCGAGCACGGCTCGGATGCGACCCATATGGAAACCAGGGCGGTGCAGGCGACCCGCGACAACGTCAAGGGCTGGATCATCAACGGCCAGAAGATGTGGACGACGGGCATGCATGTCGCCACCCATTGCGCGCTGTTCGCCCGCACCTCAGGTAATGACGGCGATGCGCGTGGCATCACCTGTTTGCTGGTGCCGGCCAAGAGCGAAGGCGTGAAAGTCGAGGAGTATATGTGGACCTTCAACATGCCGACGGACCATCCGCGCGTCAGCTTCACGGATGTGTTTGTCCCTGAGGATGCGCTGTTCGGCGAAATCGGCCGCGGCCTGTCGCTGGCGCAATGTTTTGTGCACGAGAACCGGATTCGCCAGGCGGCGAGTTCGCTGGGCGCGGCCGTCTACTGCATTAACGAGAGCGTCAAATATGCGCGCGAGCGAAAACCGTTCGGCAAGGCGCTGGCCGAGAACCAGGCGATCCAGTGGCCGCTGGTGGAACTGGCGACGCAGGCCGAGATGCTCAGGCTGTTGATCCGCAAGACCGCATGGGAGATGGACCAGCTCACGCAAGCGCAGGTCGAGCACACGCTATCCGACCGGGTGTCGATGTGTAATTTTTGGGCCAACCGCCTGTGCTGCGAGGCCGCCGACCGCGCCATGCAGGTGCACGGCGGCATGGGCTATTCGCGCCACAAGCCGTTCGAACACATCTACCGTCACCACCGCCGCTACCGCATCACCGAGGGGAGCGAGGAAATCCAGAAGCGCAAGGTCGCGGGATTCCTGTTCGGGTATATGGGGGCGGGGAAGCATTAGCGATTTCGGAATCGTAGGGTGGGAAAAGGCGCACTTGCGCCGTGCCCACCATCTATCCCGATCACAACAGCGGCTGGTGGGCACGCTTCGCTTTGCCCACCCTACGAAGCGAGATCAATTCACCTGCCGGTCCTTGCCCGCCCAATACGGATCACGCAAATTCCGCCGCAGAATCTTTCCCGACGGATTGCGCGGCAGCGCCTGCAGAAAGTCGACCGACTTCGGCGCCTTGAATCCCGCGATGCGCTCACGGGTGAAATTGATGATGTCGGTGGCGGTCGCCTGCTTGCCGGGCTTCATCACAACGATCGCCTTGACCGCTTCGCCCCACTTGTCGTCGGGGATGCCGATCACGGCGGCTTCGGCCACATCAGGGTGATCGCAGATCGCGCTTTCGACTTCGGCCGGGTAAATGTTTTCGCCGCCGGAGATGATCATGTCCTTGATGCGGTCGTGGATATAGAGGTAGCCGTCCTCGTCCATGTAGCCGGCATCGCCGGTGCGCAGCCAACCGTCGCTGCCGAGCGTCCTGGCGGTTGCCTCGGGCAGGTTCCAGTAGC includes these proteins:
- a CDS encoding amidohydrolase — translated: MNPCARSLAVSAALFAASLLPAHAELDVINLKKAIETSIASDYPKLDALYKELHAHPELAFQEVKTAARLAAEMRALGFEVTENVGKTGLVAIYKNGDGPTIMVRTELDGLPMEEKTGLDYASRDKTTWNGREVFVAHSCGHDIHMASWVGTAKTLLGLKDQWRGTLMFIAQPAEEIVAGARAMIAHGLFTRFPKPDIALALHDGPFPHGTVFYRTGVGSSAADGLEVTFHGRGGHGSAPHTTVDPVAIAARFIVDVQGVISREKDPTEFGVVTIGAIHGGTAGNIIPDSVQLSGTIRSFKPEVRAKLHAGIERTAKAAAAMSGAPAPDIRIAEGAKPVMNDPDVVAAVADVLKAALGDKFRVSPPGTASEDFSEFAGAGVPSMMFNIGVYDQERIDAARNGTGPPIPSNHSPLFAPVPKPTIETGITAMTLAVLGVFEQKARRK
- a CDS encoding VOC family protein — encoded protein: MFSHVMIGTNDLEKAKAFYDALLGTLGVRPAKVDGHRIFYFTKTGVFSVSKPINGQAATPANGGTIGFAAESPEQADAWHAAGLANGGKTCENPPGIREGSAGKMYLAYLRDLDGNKICAMHRMPT
- the htpX gene encoding zinc metalloprotease HtpX — translated: MSYLKTAILLAGLTGLFMGVGYLIGGAGGALIALVVAAATNLFAYWNSDRMVLSMYGAHEVDRNSAPDLFNLVAELAGRAGLPMPRVFVMDEAQPNAFATGRNPQNAAVAVTTGLMQSLSREELAGVIAHELAHIKNHDTLLMTITATIAGAISMVAQFGMFFGGNRDNNHGPGIIGSIAMMILAPLGAMLVQMAISRTREYAADDLGARICGQPMWLASALSKIANAAHVVPNPEAERNPATAHMFIINPLSGHGMDNLFTTHPSTENRIAALQQLAAEMGASGGTLSVNTRGSYPRRGPWGRTSASRGPWG
- a CDS encoding SDR family oxidoreductase — encoded protein: MSIFDLTGRTAVITGGNGGIGLGIAQALNAQGCNVSIWGRNAEKNRSAAATMSAGPGKVHTQICDVSDPASVKAAMQATLDTFGRVDGCFANAGIGGGGRRAFIDRTEEEWRRMFATNLDGVFHVFQVAARHMTERAEAGDKFGRLVATSSLASLFGTARNEHYAGTKAALNALCRALAVELARHGVTANAILPGWIKSDMTVGLMGNDKFVANVMPRIPVRRFGEPTDFGGIAVYIMSKASSYHTADCFVIDGGYTAF
- a CDS encoding enoyl-CoA hydratase/isomerase codes for the protein MQFKHVTLDFDGPVAILKLDHQEVMNAVSMDMLGGLGEALDAIEDKRDEVRCLVLTGAGRAFCTGANLQGRNNQKAGKSNAGQSLEIGFHPFLRRLRRLHCPIVSAVNGPAAGAGMSFALMGDMIVCARSSYFLQAFRRIGLVPDCGSTWLLPRMIGKARSVELSLMGERLPAEKALEWGLVNRVYDDAVLMEEAMKLAHDLANGPTIALSLIRKLYWDSPENSFEEQLNLEFESQRIAGAAEDFKEGVTAFLEKRPAKFRGK
- a CDS encoding phosphotransferase family protein gives rise to the protein MIEQQLGRCVASWYEGATGVTGAAKLSGGASQETWTFDIVHADGNVGAILRRAPPGYGASPGRAAGLDAEATLMQLAHDAGLPSPRVMHVLKPEDELGTGFIMQRIEGETIARKILRDEQFAKARPILARQLGRVIAGIHGLPALRLPKLREMSATKEIADLEREYRSFNWPRPVFELALRWLREHDPGPSKEVTLVHGDFRHGNLIIGPDGVRAVLDWELAHLGDPMEDLGWICVNSWRFGEIDKPVGGFGSREDLFAGYEEAGRKVDPDRVMFWEVMGTLRWGIMCCGMMQRFRSGPDHSMERAMIGRRSSETEIDLLRLLAPRGG
- a CDS encoding DUF6285 domain-containing protein is translated as MQDEPTPTELIKAVAEFLRNEIAPVITGHNAFKLRVGINALDLVTRQLALEQGNDAAESARLKQLLGSDGSLIELNRALSDKIAEGEVDLQTPGLAEHLWQTTMDKLAVDQPNYASYKRELGGS
- a CDS encoding enoyl-CoA hydratase-related protein; translation: MDLKFSKVTRKGPITIITLSRPEVYNALHIDAHFELNKVFDDFSADPAQWVAIVTGAGDKAFCAGNDLKWQAAGGKRGWDKGGFAGLTSRFDCDKPIIAAVNGVAMGGGFEIALACDLIIAAENATFALPEPRVGLAALAGGVHRLPRQIGLKRAMGMILTARHVSAKEGLELGFVNEVVPAGEALAAAERWAETICKNSPMSIRASKQAIQRGLDGSLEQAIAEQREYPAVKAMAASQDYIEGPKAFAEKRPPKWLGK
- a CDS encoding acyl-CoA dehydrogenase family protein, with product MDFNLPADLTAYLDELDRFIAREIKPLEEADDNIRFFDHRREWARTDFENGGLPRHEWEALLRKAKNRADAAGHLRFAIPKRYGGKDGSNLWMAVIREHFASKGLGLHNDLQNEHSIVGNLPIVTMLDRYGTDDQKAMIDGSITGKYRITFGLTEPEHGSDATHMETRAVQATRDNVKGWIINGQKMWTTGMHVATHCALFARTSGNDGDARGITCLLVPAKSEGVKVEEYMWTFNMPTDHPRVSFTDVFVPEDALFGEIGRGLSLAQCFVHENRIRQAASSLGAAVYCINESVKYARERKPFGKALAENQAIQWPLVELATQAEMLRLLIRKTAWEMDQLTQAQVEHTLSDRVSMCNFWANRLCCEAADRAMQVHGGMGYSRHKPFEHIYRHHRRYRITEGSEEIQKRKVAGFLFGYMGAGKH